In Cumulibacter manganitolerans, the following are encoded in one genomic region:
- a CDS encoding glutamyl-tRNA reductase: protein MSYLVVGLSHRQTPVDVLERAAITPEALDEALVQVLGHEPVSEAMLLSTCNRVEVFAVVEKFHPGLDAVVGWLSERLGIPSDQLADYLQVAYDEDAVEHMMRVASGLDSMVVGEPQILGQLRTAYLEAADRDAVGRRLHALAQHALRVGKRMHSELGMHSVGRNIASVAVDAAREIGGGLAGRKALIVGAGAMATLAAGALRAEGVAGLQVINRSLEKAQALAGKHDARVVTDLRAALAEADIVVTALGSSPGVLDADLLREAGPVTVVDLALPKNVTAEAAALESVTYVGMEQIRQRAEALDVAVDGTRADALVAEEVAAFVARQRRSVVAPTIAALQTRAKEVIDAELARLRGRLPDIDARAMAEIEYAVERVVDKMLHAPQVRVRESAGTPSGEAYAEALRMLFDGGDQPVGDAMAPDVQESARRIAPGGGA from the coding sequence ATGAGCTATCTCGTCGTAGGGCTCTCCCACCGTCAGACTCCGGTGGACGTCCTGGAGCGGGCCGCGATCACGCCGGAGGCCCTCGATGAGGCGCTCGTCCAGGTGCTCGGCCACGAGCCGGTCAGCGAGGCGATGCTGCTGTCGACCTGCAACCGGGTCGAGGTGTTCGCCGTCGTCGAGAAGTTCCACCCCGGCCTGGACGCCGTGGTCGGGTGGCTCTCCGAACGGCTGGGCATCCCGAGCGACCAGCTCGCCGACTACCTGCAGGTGGCCTACGACGAGGACGCCGTCGAGCACATGATGCGGGTGGCCAGCGGCCTGGACTCCATGGTGGTGGGTGAGCCGCAGATCCTCGGGCAGCTGCGCACGGCGTACCTCGAGGCGGCCGACCGCGACGCCGTCGGCCGCCGGCTGCACGCGCTCGCGCAGCACGCGCTGCGGGTGGGCAAGCGCATGCATTCCGAGCTCGGGATGCACTCGGTCGGCCGCAACATCGCCTCGGTCGCCGTGGACGCCGCCCGCGAGATCGGCGGCGGCCTCGCGGGCCGCAAGGCGCTGATCGTCGGTGCGGGCGCGATGGCGACGCTCGCTGCCGGTGCGCTGCGCGCCGAGGGCGTCGCGGGCCTGCAGGTGATCAACCGCTCGCTCGAGAAGGCGCAGGCGCTGGCCGGCAAGCACGACGCGCGCGTGGTCACCGACCTGCGCGCCGCGCTGGCCGAGGCCGACATCGTGGTCACCGCCCTCGGGTCCTCGCCCGGCGTGCTGGACGCCGACCTCCTGCGCGAGGCCGGACCGGTGACCGTCGTCGACCTGGCGCTCCCCAAGAACGTGACCGCCGAGGCCGCGGCACTCGAGTCCGTCACGTACGTCGGCATGGAGCAGATCCGGCAGCGCGCCGAGGCGCTCGACGTCGCCGTCGACGGCACCCGCGCCGACGCGCTGGTCGCCGAGGAGGTCGCCGCCTTCGTCGCGCGGCAGCGCCGCTCGGTGGTGGCGCCCACCATCGCCGCGCTGCAGACGCGCGCCAAGGAGGTCATCGACGCCGAGCTCGCCCGCCTCCGCGGGCGGCTCCCGGACATCGACGCCCGCGCGATGGCCGAGATCGAGTACGCCGTCGAGCGCGTCGTCGACAAGATGCTGCACGCGCCGCAGGTGCGCGTCCGCGAGAGCGCCGGCACCCCGTCCGGCGAGGCGTACGCCGAGGCCCTGCGGATGCTGTTCGACGGCGGGGACCAGCCGGTCGGGGATGCGATGGCGCCCGACGTGCAGGAGTCCGCCCGCCGGATCGCCCCGGGCGGGGGCGCATGA
- a CDS encoding redox-sensing transcriptional repressor Rex, translating into MTTASGSRIAARTSDGRRIPEATLGRLSLYLRVLENLQNRALISSDELAALSGVNSAMLRRDLSWAGSVGTRGVGYDVAALEGRLSEVLGVGERRTVVIIGVGNLGHALAGYAGLPARGFQVVGLFDVDHVGEVVAGLEVRAIDELRAGPGEYRDSIGVIATPAHAAQAALDVLVEIGITGVLSFAPTTLQAPPGVDVRRVDLASELQILAFHERLKSASSTKGAS; encoded by the coding sequence GTGACGACAGCTTCCGGTTCGCGGATCGCCGCCCGCACCAGCGATGGCCGGCGGATCCCGGAGGCCACCCTCGGCCGGCTGTCGCTGTACCTGCGAGTCCTCGAGAACCTGCAGAACCGCGCGCTGATCAGCTCCGACGAGCTCGCCGCGCTGAGCGGCGTCAACTCCGCGATGCTGCGCCGCGACCTGTCCTGGGCCGGCTCGGTCGGCACCCGCGGCGTGGGGTACGACGTCGCCGCGCTGGAGGGCCGGCTGAGCGAGGTGCTCGGCGTCGGTGAGCGCCGCACGGTCGTGATCATCGGCGTCGGCAACCTCGGGCACGCTCTCGCCGGCTACGCCGGGCTGCCGGCCCGGGGCTTCCAGGTCGTCGGCCTCTTCGACGTCGACCACGTCGGCGAGGTCGTCGCCGGGTTGGAGGTCCGCGCGATCGACGAGCTGCGGGCCGGCCCCGGCGAGTACCGCGACAGCATCGGCGTCATCGCCACCCCGGCGCACGCCGCCCAGGCCGCGCTCGACGTGCTGGTCGAGATCGGCATCACCGGCGTGCTGTCGTTCGCCCCGACCACCCTGCAGGCGCCGCCGGGCGTCGACGTCCGCCGCGTCGACCTCGCCAGCGAGCTGCAGATCCTCGCTTTCCACGAGCGGCTCAAGTCCGCGTCGTCAACGAAAGGTGCCTCATGA
- a CDS encoding glutaredoxin family protein has protein sequence MQPDVTLMSRRECHLCEVAQAELARILPDYGLQAEVVDVDTAPELRAEYGDRVPVLLLNGKEHGYFTVDEHRLRPALDALMGR, from the coding sequence ATGCAGCCCGATGTCACGCTCATGTCCCGCCGCGAGTGCCACCTGTGCGAGGTGGCGCAGGCCGAGCTGGCCCGGATCCTGCCGGACTACGGGCTGCAGGCCGAGGTCGTGGACGTGGACACGGCGCCCGAGCTGCGCGCCGAGTACGGGGACCGGGTGCCGGTGCTGCTGCTCAACGGCAAGGAGCACGGCTACTTCACCGTCGACGAGCACCGGCTGCGCCCCGCGCTCGACGCGCTCATGGGCCGGTAG
- the hemC gene encoding hydroxymethylbilane synthase: MSAPIRLGTRRSALATGQSQIVADSLTAATGRAVELVTVTTHGDVTSAPLHTLGGQGVFISALRDELLAGTIDIAVHSLKDLPTTPAEGIVIAAVPTRVDPRDALVARDGLTLGELPPGSRIGTGSLRRVAQLRALGLGLEPVPIRGNVDTRLSKVDSGELDAVLLATAGLTRLGLRERITELLDPIQMLPAPGQGALAIECLASRTDLADLVRTLDDNYSRICVEAERALLAELEAGCSAPVGALAEVVEAEDGLELSLRAAVTAQDGSDAIRLSASGPLTDAAGLGARLARVMLEDGANELMGST; the protein is encoded by the coding sequence ATGAGCGCACCGATCCGGCTCGGCACGCGACGCTCCGCGCTCGCGACCGGGCAGTCGCAGATCGTCGCCGACTCGCTGACCGCGGCCACCGGCCGCGCCGTCGAGCTCGTCACGGTCACCACGCACGGTGACGTCACCTCGGCCCCGCTGCACACCCTCGGCGGCCAGGGCGTGTTCATCTCGGCGCTGCGCGACGAGCTGCTCGCGGGCACCATCGACATCGCCGTGCACTCCCTGAAGGACCTGCCGACGACCCCGGCGGAGGGCATCGTCATCGCCGCGGTGCCCACCCGGGTCGACCCGCGGGACGCGCTCGTCGCGCGCGACGGGCTGACCCTCGGAGAGCTGCCGCCGGGCTCGCGCATCGGGACCGGATCGCTGCGGCGGGTCGCCCAGCTGCGCGCGCTCGGGCTCGGGCTGGAGCCGGTGCCGATCCGCGGCAACGTCGACACCCGGCTGTCGAAGGTGGACAGCGGCGAGCTCGACGCGGTCCTGCTGGCCACCGCCGGCCTGACCCGCCTCGGGCTGCGCGAGCGGATCACCGAGCTGCTCGACCCGATCCAGATGCTGCCGGCGCCCGGGCAGGGTGCGCTGGCGATCGAGTGCCTCGCGTCACGAACCGACCTCGCCGATTTGGTCAGAACGCTGGACGATAACTACAGTCGTATCTGCGTCGAGGCAGAGCGGGCATTGCTCGCCGAGCTCGAAGCCGGCTGCTCAGCACCGGTGGGAGCCCTCGCCGAGGTAGTCGAGGCCGAGGACGGTCTCGAGCTATCACTCCGCGCGGCCGTGACGGCGCAGGATGGCAGCGATGCCATCCGGCTCTCGGCCAGCGGACCACTTACCGATGCTGCCGGACTCGGAGCGCGGCTCGCCCGCGTGATGCTCGAGGACGGCGCGAACGAGCTCATGGGGAGCACGTGA